One Malania oleifera isolate guangnan ecotype guangnan chromosome 10, ASM2987363v1, whole genome shotgun sequence genomic region harbors:
- the LOC131165867 gene encoding cell division control protein 48 homolog C-like yields the protein MRSMLRSSYSKAKPAVESKPEEKNLEMEEVAQKAKKINSVEGERIEGIGTDSKPEVKGSGVGGNGVGGGGEVKGKDEPMFRDLGGMGGVVEELTMNVVVPLYHPRLPQCLGVRPPVGIFLHGPPGCGKTKLAHAIANETGFPFYKISATEVVSGVSGGFEENIRELFSKAYRTAPSIVFIDEIDAIASKRENLQREMERRIMTTNDLHGGITQTCTTS from the exons ATGAGGTCAATGCTGCGCTCGAGTTATAGCAAAGCAAAGCCTGCGGTGGAATCGAAGCCGGAGGAGAAGAATCTTGAGATGGAGGAGGTTGCTCAGAAGGCCAAGAAGATCAATTCGGTTGAAGGAGAGAGAATTGAAGGAATTGGGACGGATTCGAAACCAGAAGTGAAGGGTTCCGGCGTTGGAGGCAATGGTGTTGGTGGCGGTGGTGAGGTGAAGGGGAAGGACGAGCCaatgtttagggatttgggtGGAATGGGAGGGGTGGTGGAGGAGTTGACAATGAATGTTGTTGTTCCGTTGTACCATCCGCGACTACCTCAGTGTCTTGGAGTAAGGCCGCCAGTGGGGATTTTTTTGCACGGTCCACCTGGGTGTGGAAAGACGAAGCTGGCTCATGCCATTGCCAATGAGACTGGATTTCCATTTTATAAGATTTCAGCTACTGAAGTGGTCTCTGGTGTTTCAG GTGGATTTGAAGAGAATATTCGAGAGCTTTTCTCAAAAGCTTACAGGACTGCTCCTTCAATTGTATTTATTGATGAGATTGATGCAATTGCTTCAAAAAGAGAAAATCTACAGAGGGAGATGGAACGACGCATAATGACAACTAATGACCTGCATGGAGGAATCACACAGACTTGTACAACCAGCTGA